The following proteins come from a genomic window of Synechococcus sp. NB0720_010:
- a CDS encoding DUF2301 domain-containing membrane protein, whose product MSAAADPVFEGVYGTYSITDTDRREVLGYRLALFTAAVAQAALLIQWQQLGGAWIWPWLLPLAAGVGLALRWIHIYLRPLHRALQWFWLAGCLGFLALLISAGPQGMAGALSTDSRWIWAVGPFFAALAGIGFKEFFCFRRPEAIGVTLLLPLALLGRLSHLLSAEATATLLAIEAALLLVLTLRKFPMDAAADVGDKSVFAYLEAQRQPPNL is encoded by the coding sequence ATGAGCGCCGCCGCCGATCCGGTCTTTGAAGGTGTCTATGGCACCTACAGCATCACGGACACGGACCGGCGCGAGGTCCTGGGGTACCGGCTGGCCCTCTTCACGGCGGCAGTGGCCCAGGCCGCACTGCTGATCCAATGGCAGCAGCTCGGTGGAGCGTGGATCTGGCCCTGGCTACTGCCTTTGGCCGCAGGGGTTGGCCTGGCCCTGCGTTGGATTCACATCTATCTGCGCCCCCTGCACCGGGCCCTGCAATGGTTCTGGCTGGCGGGATGCCTGGGCTTCCTCGCCCTGCTGATCAGCGCCGGTCCCCAAGGAATGGCCGGCGCACTCAGCACAGACAGCCGCTGGATCTGGGCCGTGGGTCCCTTCTTCGCCGCCCTAGCGGGGATCGGCTTCAAGGAGTTTTTCTGCTTCCGCCGCCCCGAGGCCATTGGCGTGACTCTGCTGCTGCCTCTGGCGCTGCTCGGACGCCTCAGCCATCTGCTCAGCGCAGAAGCCACGGCGACCCTGCTGGCCATCGAGGCGGCGCTCCTGCTGGTGCTGACCCTGCGGAAATTCCCGATGGATGCCGCGGCCGACGTGGGCGATAAGAGCGTGTTTGCTTATCTGGAAGCGCAGCGACAGCCCCCCAACTTGTGA
- a CDS encoding glutathione S-transferase C-terminal domain-containing protein: MAIPPAVVTAARNGWQWQWQQLMGGLGPADAEGNYTRPAGAFVAKPALPPSAGEAGAHVLIVGRSCPWAHRAWLVWQLRQLHQSIELLVVEPDPKAGRWRFSEPFRGCQTLQELYRAAGADPNQRATVPVLVDSRSGGVVVGESARLMELLNSWPAAQDALDLEPANQAQAIAHWRERLQYSVNDGVYRCGFARNQAAYDRAESALFETLSEAESVLADAGTSPWLCGERPSLADVQLFPTLIRLELVYAPLFGVSRQPLWQLPGLWAWRQRFFALPGVAETCCDQAWRKDYFGALFPLHPSGIVPAGPALATLVSGTVSA; this comes from the coding sequence ATGGCCATCCCCCCTGCCGTGGTGACAGCCGCCCGCAACGGCTGGCAGTGGCAGTGGCAGCAACTGATGGGGGGCCTTGGACCCGCCGATGCCGAGGGGAACTACACCCGCCCCGCCGGAGCCTTTGTCGCCAAACCAGCGCTGCCCCCATCGGCCGGTGAGGCGGGGGCCCATGTGCTGATCGTGGGACGGAGCTGCCCCTGGGCCCACCGGGCTTGGCTCGTCTGGCAGCTGCGACAACTGCACCAGAGCATTGAGCTGCTGGTGGTGGAGCCCGATCCCAAGGCAGGCCGCTGGCGCTTCAGCGAGCCCTTCCGTGGCTGCCAGACCCTGCAGGAGCTCTACCGAGCCGCTGGGGCAGACCCCAACCAGCGGGCCACCGTTCCGGTCCTGGTGGACAGCCGCTCAGGAGGCGTGGTGGTGGGCGAAAGCGCTCGCCTGATGGAACTGCTGAACAGCTGGCCAGCAGCGCAGGACGCCCTCGACCTGGAACCCGCCAACCAGGCTCAGGCCATCGCGCACTGGCGCGAGCGCCTGCAATACAGCGTCAATGACGGGGTCTATCGCTGCGGATTTGCCCGCAACCAAGCGGCCTATGACCGGGCCGAATCAGCGCTCTTTGAGACCTTGAGCGAAGCGGAATCGGTCCTGGCTGACGCCGGCACCTCGCCCTGGCTCTGCGGAGAGAGACCAAGCCTGGCTGATGTTCAGCTCTTCCCCACCTTGATTCGTCTGGAGTTGGTCTACGCCCCCCTGTTCGGGGTCAGCCGTCAGCCGCTCTGGCAACTCCCTGGGCTCTGGGCCTGGAGACAGCGCTTCTTCGCGCTACCTGGCGTGGCCGAAACCTGCTGCGATCAGGCCTGGCGCAAGGACTACTTCGGCGCCCTGTTTCCCCTCCATCCTTCGGGGATCGTGCCCGCGGGCCCCGCTCTGGCCACACTGGTGTCAGGAACCGTCTCAGCATGA
- a CDS encoding aspartoacylase produces the protein MGRAQVLVVAGTHGNERNAPALLERWRREPRDLDCAGLPVQLVLGNPAAHAANRRYMDRDLNRCFAPELLADLTQQPLELQRARELLAQFAPTGANPCAVAIDLHSTTSGMGNSLVVYGRRPADLALAAGVQARLGLPIYLHEADAAQTGFLVERWPCGLVIEVGPVAQGLLSAPILRQTQLALEAVFAVLAEAAAGELRLPAGLQLYRHCGSVDLPRDSAGEAIACVHPALERQDWRPLQVGQALFWQPGGQDCPAEWRFDPQTLGFPAEAHWPVFINEAAYGEKGIAFSLCRRERWASEGAWLEALQALMAA, from the coding sequence ATGGGGCGGGCTCAGGTGTTGGTTGTGGCGGGGACCCACGGCAATGAGCGCAACGCTCCGGCCTTGCTCGAGCGTTGGCGCAGGGAGCCCCGGGACCTCGATTGCGCTGGGCTGCCTGTGCAGCTGGTCCTCGGTAATCCGGCGGCCCATGCGGCCAATCGCCGTTACATGGATCGCGATCTCAACCGCTGTTTTGCCCCCGAGCTGCTGGCCGATCTCACCCAGCAGCCCTTGGAGCTGCAGCGTGCCAGGGAGCTGCTGGCCCAGTTCGCCCCGACGGGCGCGAATCCCTGTGCGGTCGCGATTGACCTGCACAGCACCACCAGCGGCATGGGCAATTCACTGGTGGTCTATGGACGGCGTCCCGCCGATCTCGCCCTGGCGGCTGGTGTTCAGGCTCGGCTGGGGCTACCGATCTATCTGCACGAGGCCGATGCTGCCCAGACGGGTTTTTTGGTGGAGCGTTGGCCCTGCGGCCTGGTGATCGAGGTGGGGCCTGTGGCCCAAGGGCTACTCAGTGCGCCAATCCTGCGTCAAACCCAGCTAGCGCTCGAGGCGGTCTTCGCGGTCTTGGCCGAGGCGGCCGCCGGGGAGCTGCGCCTGCCCGCGGGCCTTCAGCTCTATCGCCATTGCGGCAGTGTCGATTTGCCCCGGGACTCGGCCGGCGAGGCCATCGCCTGTGTGCACCCGGCCCTCGAACGTCAGGACTGGAGGCCGCTGCAGGTCGGGCAGGCCCTCTTTTGGCAGCCCGGCGGCCAGGACTGCCCGGCTGAATGGCGCTTCGACCCGCAGACCCTGGGTTTTCCTGCCGAGGCCCACTGGCCTGTCTTTATTAATGAGGCGGCTTACGGCGAGAAGGGCATCGCCTTCAGCCTCTGTCGCCGGGAACGTTGGGCGAGCGAGGGGGCCTGGCTTGAGGCCCTGCAGGCCCTGATGGCGGCCTAG
- the psbA gene encoding photosystem II q(b) protein — MTTTLQQRQGASAWNQFCEWVTSTDNRLYVGWFGVLMIPCLLAATICFIVAFIAAPPVDIDGIREPVAGSLIYGNNIISGAVIPSSNAIGLHFYPIWEAASLDEWLYNGGPFQLVVFHFLIGIYAYMGREWELSYRLGMRPWICVAYSAPVAAASAVFLVYPFGQGSFSDAMPLGISGTFNYMLVFQAEHNILMHPFHMLGVAGVFGGSLFSAMHGSLVTSSLVRETTESESQNYGYKFGQEEETYNIVAAHGYFGRLIFQYASFNNSRSLHFFLAAWPVVGIWFTALGVSTMAFNLNGFNFNQSILDSQGRVLNTWADVLNRANLGMEVMHERNAHNFPLDLAAAESTPVALTAPAIG; from the coding sequence ATGACGACCACCCTCCAGCAGCGCCAAGGCGCTTCTGCGTGGAACCAGTTCTGCGAGTGGGTCACCAGCACCGACAACCGCCTCTATGTGGGTTGGTTCGGCGTTCTGATGATTCCCTGCCTGCTGGCCGCCACCATCTGCTTCATCGTTGCGTTCATCGCAGCACCCCCCGTCGACATCGACGGCATCCGTGAGCCTGTTGCTGGCTCCCTGATCTACGGAAACAACATCATCTCTGGTGCTGTTATCCCCTCCAGCAACGCCATCGGCCTGCACTTCTATCCCATCTGGGAAGCCGCCAGCCTCGACGAGTGGCTGTACAACGGTGGTCCTTTCCAGCTGGTTGTTTTCCACTTCCTCATCGGCATCTACGCCTACATGGGTCGTGAGTGGGAACTCTCCTACCGCCTCGGCATGCGCCCCTGGATCTGCGTTGCTTACAGCGCACCCGTGGCTGCTGCTTCCGCTGTGTTCCTGGTGTATCCCTTCGGTCAGGGCTCCTTCTCGGACGCCATGCCCCTCGGCATCTCCGGCACCTTCAACTACATGCTGGTGTTCCAGGCTGAGCACAACATCCTGATGCACCCCTTCCACATGCTTGGTGTGGCTGGTGTCTTCGGTGGTTCCCTGTTCTCCGCCATGCACGGCTCCCTGGTGACCTCCTCCCTGGTGCGTGAAACCACCGAGAGCGAGTCCCAGAACTACGGCTACAAGTTCGGCCAAGAGGAAGAGACCTACAACATCGTGGCTGCCCACGGTTACTTCGGTCGCCTGATCTTCCAATACGCCTCCTTCAACAACAGCCGCAGCCTTCACTTCTTCCTGGCTGCCTGGCCCGTCGTTGGCATCTGGTTCACCGCCCTGGGCGTCAGCACCATGGCCTTCAACCTGAACGGCTTCAACTTCAACCAGTCGATCCTGGATTCCCAGGGTCGTGTGCTGAACACCTGGGCTGACGTGCTCAACCGCGCCAACCTCGGTATGGAAGTGATGCACGAGCGCAACGCTCACAACTTCCCCCTCGACCTGGCTGCTGCTGAGTCCACCCCCGTGGCTCTGACCGCACCTGCCATCGGCTGA
- the alsS gene encoding acetolactate synthase AlsS — MTTSARHSHPHAPQTSNRRTPGRSVEPAPRSKALTGAQFLVKALEAHGVTHVFGIPGAKVDSVFTALLDSPIELVLCRHEQNAAFMAQAFGRLTGRIGVCLATSGPGVTNLVTGLATATTEGDPVLAIGGEVPLDDRFKQTHQSLDAIGLMQPVTRFAQSALSIHDLPEVLGNAIRAAEQGRPGAAFLGLPKDVGLAEIEADPSAGWGEPILQGPCHPQALSRAAELMATLERPLLLLGMQASDPDLSEALQAYVRRSGLPYCATFQGPGRWVAPEQYVGRLGLFRNQPADALLSAADGVICLGFDPVEYDPSLWNSDQSRTLINVDVKAADQDQAFLPQVELIGDLQQTLIAMATLPPLTIAPDFRQQQQALAAELRATAAEGASMGGAAPVHPLRLVHEISSVITKDTTLCLDVGSHYIWMNRYAQAERARQVLVSNGQQTLGVALPWAIAAGMVRPGCPVVSVSGDGGFLFTATELETAVRMGSRFVHVIWNSHSYNMVEFQEQAHYGRVSGIQLGDYDVVKFAEAFGAKGYSIQNAEDLGPVLREALQQPVPVLINVPVDYSENIRLMQNVHQQFIH, encoded by the coding sequence ATGACGACATCGGCACGCCATTCCCATCCCCACGCACCGCAGACCTCTAACCGCAGAACACCAGGCCGCTCAGTGGAGCCGGCGCCGCGCTCCAAGGCTCTGACGGGTGCTCAGTTTCTGGTCAAGGCGCTGGAAGCCCATGGCGTCACCCATGTGTTTGGCATCCCCGGGGCCAAGGTCGACAGCGTTTTCACGGCCCTGCTGGATTCGCCCATCGAGCTGGTGCTCTGCCGGCATGAGCAGAACGCGGCATTCATGGCTCAAGCCTTTGGCCGCCTGACCGGCCGCATCGGCGTCTGCCTGGCCACCTCCGGCCCTGGCGTGACCAACCTGGTGACGGGCCTGGCAACGGCGACCACCGAAGGCGATCCCGTGTTGGCGATCGGTGGTGAGGTGCCCCTGGACGATCGCTTTAAGCAGACCCATCAGTCGCTTGATGCCATCGGCCTGATGCAGCCGGTGACGCGCTTTGCCCAGTCCGCCCTCTCGATTCACGACCTACCGGAGGTCCTGGGCAATGCCATTCGGGCGGCTGAGCAGGGCCGGCCGGGGGCAGCCTTTCTGGGGCTGCCCAAGGACGTTGGCTTGGCTGAGATCGAGGCCGACCCATCGGCGGGCTGGGGTGAGCCGATCCTTCAGGGGCCCTGCCATCCCCAGGCCCTGAGCCGGGCCGCGGAGTTGATGGCAACCCTGGAGCGGCCCCTGCTCCTTCTGGGGATGCAGGCTTCAGATCCAGATCTCAGCGAAGCGCTCCAGGCCTATGTGCGCCGCAGCGGACTGCCCTACTGCGCCACCTTCCAAGGGCCCGGGCGCTGGGTCGCGCCGGAGCAGTACGTGGGGCGGTTGGGACTCTTCCGCAACCAACCGGCGGATGCCCTGCTGAGCGCGGCCGATGGTGTCATCTGCCTCGGCTTTGATCCGGTCGAATACGACCCCAGCCTTTGGAATAGCGATCAATCCCGCACCCTGATCAATGTCGATGTAAAGGCTGCGGACCAGGACCAAGCCTTCCTGCCCCAGGTGGAGTTGATCGGGGATCTGCAGCAGACCTTGATTGCCATGGCCACCCTGCCGCCACTGACGATCGCCCCTGATTTCCGTCAGCAGCAGCAGGCCCTCGCCGCTGAATTACGGGCGACGGCCGCCGAGGGTGCCTCCATGGGTGGAGCTGCTCCTGTTCATCCGTTGCGCCTGGTGCACGAGATCAGTTCGGTGATCACCAAGGACACCACGCTCTGCCTGGATGTCGGCTCCCACTACATCTGGATGAACCGCTATGCCCAGGCTGAGCGAGCTCGCCAGGTGCTGGTGAGCAATGGTCAGCAGACCCTGGGCGTGGCCCTGCCGTGGGCCATTGCCGCTGGGATGGTGCGCCCCGGCTGTCCCGTGGTCTCCGTCTCAGGGGACGGGGGCTTTTTGTTCACGGCGACGGAGCTGGAGACGGCGGTGCGGATGGGCAGCCGCTTCGTGCACGTGATTTGGAACAGCCACTCGTACAACATGGTGGAGTTCCAGGAGCAGGCCCACTACGGACGGGTCTCGGGGATCCAGCTTGGCGACTACGACGTCGTCAAGTTCGCCGAGGCCTTTGGCGCGAAGGGCTACTCGATCCAGAACGCCGAGGACCTCGGACCCGTCCTGCGGGAGGCCCTGCAGCAGCCGGTACCGGTTCTGATCAATGTTCCGGTGGACTACTCCGAGAACATCCGGTTGATGCAGAACGTGCACCAGCAGTTCATCCACTGA
- the budA gene encoding acetolactate decarboxylase, whose amino-acid sequence MSTQHASGHHLNVSVGDGLWDALHALAERTGDSVSHLVRRSLAETLDLDHHTIYQVSTSGALVQGVYQGCVRVADIKRHGDFGLGTFDGLDGEGIMLDGTCWQARSDGSVHVAPDTALAPFWATTFFAADTTTTLPSVSSWDDLTTQLDGLRRSDNLFCAIRITGTFERIHYRVACKSAHGTDLVSATSHQAEFSQSGLRGSLVGFWTPSYARTINVPGYHLHLLSDDHNHGGHILDVQAKDLTVQVHMDNHVHLALPETPAFLEADLQGDPAEALARAESKHS is encoded by the coding sequence ATGAGCACGCAGCATGCGAGCGGTCACCACCTGAACGTCTCCGTTGGGGATGGTCTCTGGGACGCGCTGCACGCCTTGGCTGAACGCACGGGCGACAGCGTCAGCCATCTGGTTCGCCGCTCCCTGGCGGAAACCCTAGATCTTGACCACCACACGATCTATCAGGTCTCCACCTCTGGCGCCCTGGTGCAGGGGGTCTATCAGGGTTGCGTGCGCGTGGCGGACATCAAGCGCCATGGAGACTTCGGCCTGGGCACCTTCGATGGCCTCGATGGTGAGGGGATCATGCTCGATGGCACCTGCTGGCAGGCCCGCAGTGATGGGTCGGTGCATGTCGCCCCGGACACGGCCCTGGCTCCCTTTTGGGCGACGACCTTCTTTGCGGCTGACACCACCACGACGCTGCCGTCCGTCAGCAGTTGGGACGACCTCACCACTCAGCTCGATGGCCTAAGGCGCAGCGACAATCTTTTCTGCGCCATCCGTATTACCGGCACGTTCGAGAGGATCCACTACCGCGTGGCCTGCAAGAGCGCCCATGGCACTGACCTGGTGAGCGCGACCAGTCACCAGGCGGAGTTCAGCCAGAGCGGTTTGCGCGGAAGCCTGGTGGGGTTCTGGACCCCCAGCTATGCCCGCACGATCAATGTGCCCGGCTATCACCTGCACCTGCTGAGCGATGACCACAACCATGGCGGTCACATCCTCGACGTCCAGGCCAAAGATCTGACGGTGCAGGTGCACATGGACAACCACGTGCATTTGGCCTTGCCGGAAACGCCGGCCTTCCTGGAGGCGGATCTACAGGGGGATCCCGCCGAGGCTTTGGCCCGAGCTGAGAGCAAACACAGCTGA
- a CDS encoding 16S rRNA (uracil(1498)-N(3))-methyltransferase: MNIVLLRPEDWIDEQRVLLNDERARHIRNLLKSSVGETLRLGLIGGACGQGLIESLDSSGVVLRAVLSEPPPKRHPFDLVLALPRPKMLRRILRQCAEFGISHLHLINSARVEKSYWQSPLLQASNVEAALLAGMERSRDTIAPQVHLHQRFRPFIEDELPGLCVGRLCLITEMGAEEPLAQHAGQPALVMIGPEGGFVPFEIELAQANGARPVHLGERTLSVDTALSATLAQGSAVFALSSGQSLGGIPL; the protein is encoded by the coding sequence ATGAACATCGTCCTGCTGAGGCCAGAAGACTGGATCGACGAGCAGCGCGTGCTGCTGAATGACGAGCGGGCGCGCCACATCCGCAATTTGCTCAAGTCGAGCGTGGGCGAGACCCTGCGGCTCGGGCTCATCGGAGGTGCCTGCGGTCAGGGGCTGATTGAGTCCCTGGACTCCAGTGGCGTGGTGCTCAGAGCCGTCCTCAGCGAACCGCCACCCAAGCGCCATCCCTTCGATTTGGTGCTGGCCCTACCGAGACCCAAGATGCTGCGCCGGATCCTGCGGCAATGCGCCGAATTTGGGATCAGCCATCTGCACCTGATCAACAGTGCGCGGGTCGAGAAGAGCTACTGGCAAAGCCCGCTGCTGCAAGCCAGCAACGTCGAGGCCGCCCTGCTCGCGGGCATGGAGCGCTCCCGAGACACCATCGCCCCGCAGGTGCATCTGCACCAACGCTTCCGGCCCTTCATCGAAGACGAGCTCCCAGGGCTCTGCGTCGGACGGCTCTGCCTGATCACGGAGATGGGGGCCGAGGAGCCCTTGGCTCAGCACGCCGGCCAACCCGCTCTGGTAATGATCGGGCCCGAGGGCGGCTTTGTCCCTTTTGAGATCGAGCTCGCCCAGGCCAATGGTGCCCGCCCCGTGCATCTAGGGGAGCGGACCTTGAGCGTGGACACGGCCCTCAGCGCAACCCTGGCTCAGGGATCAGCTGTGTTTGCTCTCAGCTCGGGCCAAAGCCTCGGCGGGATCCCCCTGTAG
- a CDS encoding nucleoside deaminase: protein MGQRHGGAIDRSTMQRLVDAARAEAEQGWSEGGIPIGAVLAQEDGTIVARGHNQRVQNGDPTSHGETQCIRNAGRRRDWRELTLVTTLSPCPMCAGTAVLLGFRRVVIGERKTFQGAETWLKEAGIEVTCLDDPRCEELMQTMQQQKPELWAEDIGC, encoded by the coding sequence TTGGGCCAACGGCACGGAGGTGCGATCGATCGCAGCACGATGCAACGTCTGGTCGATGCGGCCCGGGCCGAAGCCGAACAGGGCTGGAGCGAAGGGGGAATTCCCATCGGTGCCGTCCTGGCCCAAGAGGATGGAACGATCGTCGCCCGTGGACACAACCAACGGGTCCAGAACGGGGATCCCACCAGCCATGGTGAAACCCAGTGCATCCGCAACGCCGGGCGGCGCCGCGACTGGCGTGAGCTGACCCTGGTCACCACCCTCTCTCCCTGTCCGATGTGCGCCGGAACGGCCGTTCTGCTGGGATTCCGGCGGGTGGTCATCGGAGAGCGAAAGACCTTTCAAGGGGCCGAGACCTGGCTCAAGGAGGCTGGAATCGAAGTCACCTGCCTGGACGATCCACGCTGCGAAGAGCTGATGCAAACCATGCAGCAGCAGAAGCCTGAGCTCTGGGCAGAAGACATCGGCTGCTGA
- a CDS encoding cupin domain-containing protein, which translates to MTQDNLGPWDPERHSVAEIVAALDLQPHPEGGWYRETFRSALKVRRADGVQRDALTQILFLLGPGEISRWHRVNHADESWCCLAGDPLALLLVMDGQLQEHCLLPGSAETVVVPAGVWQAARASGRWSLMVCAVAPGFDFDDFQMLSELSEAEHPPAALVEYR; encoded by the coding sequence ATGACGCAAGACAACCTCGGTCCGTGGGATCCAGAACGCCACAGCGTGGCTGAGATCGTTGCGGCCCTTGATCTTCAACCTCACCCCGAGGGGGGGTGGTATCGAGAGACCTTCCGCAGCGCGCTCAAGGTGCGCCGCGCCGATGGGGTGCAGCGCGACGCCCTGACCCAGATCCTGTTTCTGTTGGGCCCCGGGGAGATCAGTCGCTGGCATCGGGTGAACCACGCCGATGAGAGTTGGTGCTGCCTAGCGGGGGATCCCTTGGCGTTGCTGCTGGTGATGGATGGGCAGCTGCAGGAGCACTGTCTTCTGCCGGGTTCAGCAGAAACGGTCGTGGTGCCAGCGGGTGTCTGGCAGGCCGCTCGGGCTTCAGGGCGTTGGAGCCTGATGGTGTGTGCGGTCGCTCCTGGTTTTGACTTTGACGACTTTCAAATGCTCAGCGAACTTTCAGAAGCTGAACATCCACCAGCTGCCCTGGTCGAGTATCGATAG
- a CDS encoding DUF3493 domain-containing protein, with amino-acid sequence MPPDSRPPLDPDLRARLLQEARTPWRGLRRGLWLAFTASAAVGLATMAMRSAGGEVVQSSDLLIQVSALALFGLLLWRDRSPSVDD; translated from the coding sequence ATGCCGCCTGACTCCCGTCCCCCACTGGATCCCGATCTCAGGGCTCGTCTGTTGCAGGAGGCTCGCACCCCCTGGCGTGGACTCAGGCGAGGACTCTGGTTGGCCTTTACTGCTTCTGCGGCCGTTGGCCTGGCCACGATGGCGATGCGTTCGGCCGGTGGAGAGGTGGTCCAGTCCTCTGACCTCCTGATTCAGGTTTCGGCGTTAGCCCTCTTCGGGCTTCTCCTCTGGCGCGACCGCTCCCCCAGCGTCGACGACTGA
- a CDS encoding low-complexity tail membrane protein: MNPARREPLLWLQLLGLAALPLEILLLFLLFAGADPGPFPGFERLLTWAIGALGSAVLFWRLPPDLWSVLILQVPLRGRRPEQFRLSALQTALPLKVVIALGAALLLPLTWWADSHAGMAWAWSPLSSSPRLVVLLLCIPVLALIQWQWAQVIQSLWMLTRSSSLVDQTLPLTQIQAAEQRLNAGLPLLLLAPLAFAEPAASVEPEPKATPQEQQEEAEAVTPEPEQTDSPAETEPVAAEASEAAAEPLQADAEVVEETDEGHEANAEALASEDVDVPQAEASDADAEPEEEAVVHEEPCSEETGPEETTAEAPQDTEDDASVVDAGGAVAPEEKPEEG; this comes from the coding sequence GTGAATCCGGCAAGACGCGAACCGCTCCTGTGGCTCCAGCTACTGGGGCTCGCGGCCTTGCCGCTCGAAATCCTGCTGCTATTCCTGCTGTTTGCAGGGGCAGACCCGGGTCCCTTCCCCGGCTTTGAACGCTTACTGACCTGGGCGATCGGCGCCCTGGGAAGCGCGGTCCTCTTCTGGCGCCTTCCTCCCGACCTCTGGTCTGTGCTGATCCTGCAGGTGCCCCTGCGGGGTCGCCGCCCGGAGCAGTTTCGTCTGAGTGCCCTTCAGACCGCCCTGCCTCTGAAGGTTGTCATTGCCCTTGGCGCCGCACTGCTGCTTCCCCTGACCTGGTGGGCCGACAGCCACGCCGGCATGGCCTGGGCCTGGTCCCCCCTCTCCAGCAGCCCCAGGCTGGTGGTTCTGCTGCTCTGCATCCCGGTGCTGGCGCTGATCCAATGGCAGTGGGCCCAAGTGATTCAGTCCCTCTGGATGCTCACCCGGTCCTCCAGCCTGGTAGATCAGACCCTGCCCCTCACTCAAATCCAGGCCGCTGAGCAGCGCCTGAACGCTGGGCTTCCGCTCTTGCTTCTCGCGCCGTTGGCCTTTGCCGAACCTGCGGCTTCCGTCGAGCCGGAACCGAAGGCCACACCGCAAGAGCAACAGGAGGAAGCCGAAGCTGTCACTCCTGAACCCGAGCAGACCGACTCCCCTGCCGAGACAGAGCCCGTCGCCGCAGAAGCGTCTGAAGCTGCTGCAGAGCCTTTGCAGGCGGACGCGGAGGTCGTTGAGGAAACCGACGAGGGCCACGAGGCCAACGCTGAAGCCCTTGCCTCAGAAGACGTCGATGTGCCGCAAGCGGAAGCCTCAGACGCCGACGCAGAGCCCGAGGAGGAAGCGGTCGTTCACGAAGAGCCCTGTTCCGAAGAAACCGGCCCCGAAGAGACCACTGCCGAAGCACCCCAAGACACTGAGGACGACGCGTCAGTCGTCGACGCTGGGGGAGCGGTCGCGCCAGAGGAGAAGCCCGAAGAGGGCTAA